GCGATGCGACCTCGCGGGCTACCAACGCCTCGCGGCGATGCATCTGTTCAAGGCGGCGCTGGCGGACCCTTCGATCCTCTTTCGTCGCCGCTCGCTCGGCATCATCCGCCGATGGCTGCTCGTGCGCACGGAGCGCAACCAGCTGCTGCGGCAGGAAGCGCTCGCGATTTTTCGGCTGTTCAACAAGCGGGGTGTACGTGCGTGCGTGTTCGGGTCGCTCGCTGTTTCGCTCCAGGCCGACCGCTTCATCAAGCGGCACGGAGACATTGACCTCGTTTTTCCGAGCGCCGAGGACACCAACCGGGCGGCGGCGCTGCTCGTGAGCGAACGAAAGTACCGCGTCCTGCGGCGCGTGGACTGGATCGGTCTCAACGGCAAGCCCTGCTTCCAGATCGCGCTGCGCGGGCCGCGGGACATCCCGATCGAGCTCTCGTATCTTCCCGAGAATCCCGACGTCGAGGAGCGAAGGCGAACGGTGCAGGGCATTAGCATCGCAACGCCTGACCTGCACGGGCTGCGCGACATTTACGCGCTCTTCCTCGTCAAGAAGGCGGCGGCGTCGAGCGATACCGAAAAGCAGGCCAAGAAGTGCACGATCCTTGCGATCGACCGGCTGCTCGCAGCGAGGCGGGCGCGCGCGATGGCGCGCTGACGGCGCAGCCGGTCGAGGCGAAAAAGCGGGCGGCCGCGGGGCCGCGGGCCGCCCTGATGGCCGCGGTTTGCTACTTCGCCGCTTCCTTCGCGGACACGAGCTCCCCTTCGAGGATGAACTTGCGCTCGGTCGCCGAGACGGGCTTGAGGTGCAGCGTACCGGCGCCCTGCAATTCCTTGAGCTTGCCGGTGCCGCTCACGACTTCCCAGAAGCCGTTGTCGAGGAGCGTCGGCTTACCGTCCGCGCCGCGAACGAACACCCCGCGCAGCGTCCACTTGATGTAGGCGATATCGCCGTCCGGGAGCGTGAAGACGAGATAGAATAGCGCAGCACCGCAAAGGTTTTCGGCCGCAGCGCGATCTCCTGGCCGTCGCGCACGAGGCTGCCGCGCGGGCAGATCGAGCACGTAGCGTTCGAACGCGAGCCTCGCGGCAGGCTCGCACGGCGGATGTGCGGCATTCTGGAGAGTCAATCGCCCGGTCATATCCAGCGTCGATAGACCAGCGCTCGGTCCTGTGTGAGCTTCGCCGAGTGTGCGCCCGCGCGGCGCGATGGCTGCGTATTAGCCGGGCGCGGTCGCGCCGCGAGACAGTATATGGCGGCGTCGGCGCTTAGCGGCGCTCGAGCGGCGACAATATTGACGCCGCGCGGAATGCGGCGCAACGCGAATCCCTTCGGCCGGGCGGAATCGATGGGCGGGGTCTGTGCCTGCGGCTCCACGATGCGGGGCGCGCACCTAGGCTGCCAGCTCGGGTACCCGCCTTTCGCCCACGGCGCCCGGGCCGCGGCTTAAGTCCTGTCTTTAAAATAGCGAAACCATCGCTACCAAAGGGGGAGCACGCGATCGCGCGGGCTTTCCGGGGGAGAAGCGCGCTGCAAATCGTATCGATTCGGTGGAGAATCGACCGGGAAGCCTCACCCGCGGATTTCATTGGCTTTCTGTGGCTGCGGTCATGTCGCCCGATCGAGGCGCAGTGCCCGCAGTCGGCTCGGAAGCGTCCAAGGAGCGGCGCAGCGGTCACTCTGCGGCCCGTCGCACGACGGCGGCTCGCGCGCACGGGGAAGGAGAAAGAGCATGTGCAAGACGGCACGCGGGCTGCACCCGCGCTTCGCACGCCTCTCGGCGCTGATTTTGATGGCGGCGCCGTTTCTTGCGTCGCTCGCGCGCGCGGAGCCGGCCGTCGGGCAGTTCGAGCTCAAGACCCTGGAGAGCGCCCCAGGCCGGTTCGAGTTCCAAAGCCAGAACGCCTGGTCGTGGGGGCAGCCGCAGCGGCGAAGCGCCGTGGGGCCGGAGGGCGTCGTGTTCGATGAGAACACAGTGATTCGCGCACGGCACGCGCTCGAGCTCGAGATCGGCTTCACCGACCGGCTCAAAAGCCGCATCGGCGTCGAGTTCGAGAAGGAGCGCGTCGACGAACCGGAAACGATCGATCGGGCGAACGACTTCGAAAGCATGCGGCTCGAGGAGCTGGGTGCGGAGCTCATCGTCGTGCTCGTGCCCCGCGAGGCGGACGGCGTCGGCCTCGGTCTGGTCTTTGAGATCGAGCAGCCCGTGGATCAGGACGAGACGAGCCGGTTCATCCTGGGACCGATTATCGAATACCGGGCGGGGCGGTGGTTCGCGGCGGCGATTCCGGTGTTCGTGCGCGCCTTCGGCGGCGAAGCGGAGGAGGGCGAGCAGTTCGATGACAAGTGGGACTTCGCTTACGCTGCGCAGCTCCGGTACACGTTGTTGAACCGCTGGGCGCTCGCGCTCGAAGGCTACGGGACGGTCGAGCGTCTGGGCGACACCGGCCACCGTTCGGAGGCCGCGCGGCTGTTCGGGGACTTCGACCAGCATCGACTGGGGCCGGTGCTGTATTACACGACGGGGCTCGGTCGTGGGTCGGACGCCGAAGTGACGATCGGACTCGGGCTGCTCGAAGGCCTAAACGGGAACACACCAGATCACACGCTCAAGCTGAGCATCGAGGTGGATTTCTGACCGGGCGCCCTCGCGCCCGAGGGAAGCTCAGACCTGCGCGAATTCCGGAATGCGAAAGCGCTTGCGATAAGCGCTCGGGGAGAGGCCGGTCGTATGCCGGAACAGACGGCGGAAGAACGCCGGGTCCTCGTAGCCCACCTGCCAGCTGATCTCGTCGACCGACGCATCGGTCCGCTCGAGCCGGCGCTTGGCGTCCTCGATGCGCAGGCGCTGCACGTACGCGATCGGCGTGAGCCCGGTCGCGGCGACGAAACGCCGCTTGAACGTGCGCTCGGCGAGCCGCGACCGCTTGATCATCTCCACAACCGGGTTTGCGACCGAGAAATGCGTGCTCAGCCACTGCTGCGCGCTCTGTATCTCGCCGTCCCCGTGGTCGGTGCGGCCCTCGAAGACGATGAAAGGGGCGAGCCCGTCTTGATGCCACTGCAGCGCGAACAGGCGTGCGACTTGCTGCGCGTCGGTCGCGCCGCAATAGCGCGCGATGAGATAGAGCACCAGGTCGTGCCAGGTCGTCGAGGCGCCCGAGCAGACGAGCTCTTCGCGCCGGCCGGCGATGACCAGCACCCGCTCCGGATGGATACGCACCTCCGGGTACGCGGCCGAGAACGCGCGTGCATAGTTGTAGTGCACGGTCGCGTCCTTGCCGTCGTAAAGTCCGGTTTCCGCCAGAAGAAAGATGCCCGAACAGGCCGAGCACAGCACGGCGCCTCGGTCGTGCATGCGCTGCACCCAGCTCACGAGCCGGGGATAGCGGCCCTTCTGCCAGCCGGCCTCGCGCAGCACGATCGAGGGCACGATCACGATATCGGTGGTCTCGACGGCGTCGATCGCGCGCGTGACCTCCACCGGCACGCCGCTCGCGAGCGTCAGGGGACCTTCTGTTTCGCCGACGATCTCGATCTCGAACGGACGCCCGCTCGATAAGCCCATCAGCTCGAATGCATTCATGACGTCGTAGATGCCGAACAGCGTCGAGATGACGGTGTCCGGCAGCGCCAGGAGGCTAACGTGGCGAGAAGTCGCGCCGTGGCGCTCTTGCGGCGGGACCATGGTGCGCGATTCTTCTTCGAGTGTCCCCGGAGTACTTGCCCGAGAGGCACGAAGACCGGCTCGTCCTCGTTCAGCCGGTCTTGTGGCCTCTG
Above is a window of Gammaproteobacteria bacterium DNA encoding:
- a CDS encoding helix-turn-helix domain-containing protein, with translation MVPPQERHGATSRHVSLLALPDTVISTLFGIYDVMNAFELMGLSSGRPFEIEIVGETEGPLTLASGVPVEVTRAIDAVETTDIVIVPSIVLREAGWQKGRYPRLVSWVQRMHDRGAVLCSACSGIFLLAETGLYDGKDATVHYNYARAFSAAYPEVRIHPERVLVIAGRREELVCSGASTTWHDLVLYLIARYCGATDAQQVARLFALQWHQDGLAPFIVFEGRTDHGDGEIQSAQQWLSTHFSVANPVVEMIKRSRLAERTFKRRFVAATGLTPIAYVQRLRIEDAKRRLERTDASVDEISWQVGYEDPAFFRRLFRHTTGLSPSAYRKRFRIPEFAQV